Proteins encoded within one genomic window of Fusobacterium russii ATCC 25533:
- a CDS encoding Cas10/Cmr2 second palm domain-containing protein gives MSNIAAITIEKVQRYIFQIIDQNQADEKTLKNIILASHNVATDILKEIEDHFNSEDIVTLKESDKVLWISGKAIFRSTLSKEEIQNKLKKIYQKIYIDYEGNIFLNYVIFPAANKNEIDILQEADCLLKSNGTKAQVLKDNCELLFRFKELETRKKHEKNRNTKHEEEIFLANMDDLVLLDEKHETESSDGKIAIVKADINNLGKIMKNMKNYEQYSQLSKLLIDKISLENLKEKICKYKLKNKVLPFYIAGDDIFYAVCIDSLFDSIKTLYDMIQEINQEVKKDSKIELSVAVGVVFVNNHQPIRYYRQMVEKELSQAKEKMKVEKAFNALVGICMANNFFYIYKEGLGFEESDGFLRFSKEIKELQKMMDEKIFTRTSLHNFLLHLETENNEKKQMLNCFYFLKPNIRTGNLGNTEENKELYFKYYWLSQLVEEKRDGEGGKEKDFVPKKIKNYLIPKLKLVLLFLKERYSLPLEDFKYQYIISSGEVSSSDQIRRIRSVMFHKPINYILKIIKENNVENNIENLFFKRRFQGKVLYKSVRFEPSIFFRAKNLIEMNKKEQVVKMFKNYNLVMNLSKIEGKHKKNINTQESKNVHCLSFDEATFAERFEKVLETDWLDHLILLYQYNQQRIVLKTEEKRRKAEQKQRGEKNKEHKATLN, from the coding sequence GTGAGTAATATTGCAGCCATCACCATAGAAAAGGTTCAACGATATATTTTCCAAATAATCGACCAAAATCAAGCAGATGAAAAAACACTTAAAAATATCATTTTAGCATCCCATAATGTAGCGACGGATATTTTAAAAGAAATTGAAGATCATTTTAATTCAGAAGACATTGTAACACTTAAAGAATCTGACAAAGTTCTTTGGATATCTGGAAAAGCTATCTTTCGTAGTACACTGTCAAAGGAAGAAATTCAAAATAAATTAAAAAAAATCTATCAAAAGATTTACATAGACTATGAAGGAAATATTTTCTTGAACTATGTTATTTTCCCTGCAGCTAATAAGAATGAAATAGATATTTTGCAAGAAGCAGATTGTCTTCTGAAAAGTAATGGAACAAAGGCACAAGTACTAAAAGATAATTGTGAATTACTATTCCGATTTAAAGAACTAGAAACTAGAAAGAAACATGAAAAAAATAGAAATACTAAACACGAAGAAGAAATCTTCTTGGCAAATATGGATGACTTAGTTTTATTGGATGAAAAACATGAAACAGAAAGTAGTGATGGAAAAATTGCAATTGTCAAAGCGGATATAAATAACCTTGGAAAAATTATGAAAAACATGAAAAACTATGAGCAATATTCGCAATTGAGTAAGTTACTGATTGATAAAATTTCATTAGAAAACTTGAAAGAAAAGATTTGTAAGTATAAATTAAAAAACAAGGTACTTCCTTTTTATATTGCTGGAGATGATATTTTCTATGCAGTATGTATTGATTCGTTATTTGATTCTATTAAAACATTATATGATATGATTCAAGAGATTAATCAAGAAGTGAAAAAAGACTCTAAGATAGAATTATCTGTAGCTGTGGGAGTAGTTTTTGTCAATAATCATCAACCAATACGTTATTATAGACAAATGGTAGAAAAAGAGCTATCTCAAGCTAAGGAAAAAATGAAAGTGGAAAAGGCTTTTAATGCGTTAGTAGGAATATGCATGGCAAATAACTTTTTCTATATTTATAAAGAAGGACTTGGTTTTGAGGAAAGTGATGGATTTTTACGCTTTTCTAAAGAAATTAAAGAGTTGCAAAAAATGATGGATGAGAAAATATTTACCAGAACCTCTTTGCATAATTTTTTGTTACATTTAGAAACTGAAAATAATGAAAAGAAACAAATGCTTAACTGTTTCTACTTCTTAAAGCCCAATATTAGAACAGGAAATCTAGGGAATACAGAAGAAAATAAAGAGCTTTATTTTAAATATTATTGGTTATCTCAGTTAGTAGAGGAAAAAAGGGATGGAGAAGGTGGAAAGGAAAAGGATTTTGTACCTAAAAAAATAAAAAATTATCTAATTCCGAAATTAAAGTTAGTATTGCTCTTTTTAAAAGAGCGGTATTCTCTTCCTTTGGAAGATTTTAAATATCAGTATATTATTTCTTCGGGAGAGGTTTCTTCATCAGATCAAATAAGGAGAATACGTTCAGTTATGTTTCATAAACCGATTAATTATATTCTAAAAATAATAAAAGAGAATAATGTTGAAAATAATATTGAAAATCTATTCTTTAAGAGACGCTTTCAAGGAAAAGTTCTATATAAAAGTGTCAGATTTGAACCATCGATATTCTTTCGAGCAAAAAACTTGATTGAAATGAATAAAAAAGAACAAGTAGTAAAAATGTTTAAAAACTATAATTTAGTCATGAATTTAAGTAAAATTGAAGGGAAACACAAAAAAAATATAAATACTCAAGAGTCCAAAAACGTTCATTGTCTTTCTTTTGATGAAGCAACTTTTGCAGAAAGGTTTGAGAAGGTTTTGGAAACTGATTGGCTAGATCATTTGATTTTACTTTATCAATATAATCAGCAAAGAATAGTCTTAAAAACAGAAGAAAAACGAAGAAAAGCAGAACAAAAACAAAGGGGAGAAAAAAATAAAGAACATAAGGCTACATTAAATTAA
- a CDS encoding RAMP superfamily CRISPR-associated protein yields MFEINIKITTISNCLIGNQTESFSIGGVDQSTTIDDDGKPIIHGSSFKGAFRNIVRENAKAEYKMLKTKKYVKLLIEETLKKYESIPKTEKIEKILSNLKEKAENAKAEYIFGMEGLNGMPRLFCSDFRVSECKGRAEKDYFLIETKNCLEEKNGDVFSNPRTYRVVKPGVVFEGVIRFQNPLFCENKEEIEYIAEIKKELKEMLIEFNTGFYRIGNSKSRGYGQIRVEILEEEEKNVHI; encoded by the coding sequence ATGTTTGAAATAAATATAAAAATAACAACAATATCAAATTGCTTGATTGGAAATCAAACAGAAAGTTTTTCTATAGGGGGAGTAGACCAATCAACAACAATAGATGATGATGGCAAACCTATAATACATGGCTCTTCATTTAAAGGAGCTTTTCGTAATATTGTAAGAGAGAATGCAAAAGCAGAGTATAAAATGTTGAAAACTAAAAAATATGTGAAATTGTTGATTGAAGAAACATTGAAGAAGTATGAGAGTATTCCGAAAACAGAGAAAATTGAAAAAATACTTTCAAATCTCAAAGAGAAAGCAGAAAATGCAAAAGCAGAATATATTTTTGGAATGGAAGGACTTAATGGAATGCCAAGACTGTTCTGCTCAGATTTTCGAGTTTCAGAATGCAAAGGTAGAGCAGAGAAGGATTATTTTTTGATAGAAACAAAGAATTGTTTGGAAGAGAAAAATGGGGATGTATTCAGCAATCCGAGAACTTATAGAGTAGTAAAACCTGGAGTTGTGTTTGAAGGAGTTATTAGATTTCAAAATCCACTTTTTTGTGAAAACAAAGAAGAGATAGAATATATAGCTGAAATAAAAAAAGAATTGAAGGAAATGTTAATTGAGTTTAATACAGGATTCTATAGAATCGGGAACTCTAAATCTAGAGGATATGGACAAATCAGAGTAGAAATTTTGGAAGAGGAGGAAAAGAATGTTCACATATGA
- a CDS encoding DHHA1 domain-containing protein: protein MADILFDTRYKSGESPKIIILTHGDADGLVAAMIVKLFEEIEGANKTFLIMSSMDVTLEQTDKTFNYICNYTSLGKKDKVYILDRPIPSIEWLKMQYLSYTSIISIDHHLTNHPSFYKDEACCDNIEFVWNDKVSAAYLTLEYFKKLTEDKNNNTYKVLYEKLKPLTEATSLWDTFQWKNLGNSKEELLLRKRALSINSAEKIIGSEAFYRFIVTRIKSNNYTEEVFNYFELLDEAYNLKMDSIYNFTKRVIYSLPFKGYKLGVVYGVEGDYQSLIADRIFMDKKMDYDIVAFLNIYGTVSFRSRNDIDVSGIAKKMGDIVGFSGGGHKNASGCRIFDRDEIKKKMIEIFEKTMEKI, encoded by the coding sequence ATGGCAGATATATTATTTGATACAAGGTATAAATCAGGGGAATCTCCTAAAATAATAATACTTACTCATGGAGATGCTGATGGATTAGTAGCGGCCATGATAGTTAAATTATTTGAAGAAATAGAAGGAGCAAATAAGACATTTTTGATAATGAGTAGTATGGATGTCACTTTAGAACAGACAGATAAAACATTTAATTATATCTGCAATTATACATCATTAGGCAAAAAAGATAAGGTTTACATTTTAGATAGACCAATCCCTAGTATTGAATGGTTGAAAATGCAATATTTATCTTATACAAGTATAATTAGTATAGACCATCATTTAACTAATCATCCATCTTTTTACAAAGATGAAGCCTGTTGTGATAATATAGAATTTGTTTGGAATGATAAGGTGAGTGCAGCCTATTTAACTTTAGAATATTTTAAAAAATTAACTGAGGATAAAAATAATAATACTTACAAGGTTTTATATGAAAAATTAAAGCCATTAACTGAAGCTACCTCTCTATGGGATACTTTTCAGTGGAAAAATTTAGGAAACTCCAAGGAGGAGCTCTTATTAAGGAAGAGGGCACTTTCAATTAACTCAGCAGAAAAAATAATAGGCTCTGAGGCTTTTTATAGATTCATAGTAACTAGGATAAAATCCAATAACTACACAGAAGAAGTGTTTAATTATTTTGAATTATTGGACGAGGCATATAATTTAAAGATGGATTCAATCTATAATTTTACAAAGAGAGTAATTTATAGCTTACCTTTTAAAGGCTATAAACTAGGCGTAGTATATGGAGTAGAGGGTGATTATCAATCTTTGATAGCCGATAGAATTTTTATGGATAAAAAAATGGACTATGATATAGTTGCCTTTTTAAATATCTATGGAACAGTGTCATTTAGAAGCAGAAATGATATAGATGTGAGTGGAATTGCAAAAAAGATGGGGGATATTGTAGGCTTTTCAGGTGGAGGTCATAAAAATGCCTCTGGCTGCAGAATTTTTGACAGAGATGAAATAAAGAAAAAAATGATAGAAATTTTTGAAAAAACTATGGAGAAAATTTAA
- the truA gene encoding tRNA pseudouridine(38-40) synthase TruA, with the protein MLKVNNKRNIKLSYMYDGSDYFGFQRQPKQKTIQAEIEKILKLACNEEINLISAGRTDRGVHAKHQVSNFYTSSSIEVSKFKYLLNRALPKDIYIFDVEEVEEKFNARHDAKFREYVYIISSERNPFEARYVKYFRDKLDVEKLKKILSVFVGIKDFHNFRLKDCVSKVSIREIMSIDVENFEENKIKITIRGSSFLKSQIRIMVGTALEVYKGKLPENYIEILLRDFSKEYRKFLVEPEGLYLNKIIY; encoded by the coding sequence ATGTTAAAAGTTAATAACAAAAGAAATATAAAATTAAGCTATATGTATGATGGTTCGGATTATTTTGGTTTTCAAAGACAACCTAAGCAAAAGACTATCCAAGCGGAGATTGAAAAAATATTAAAATTAGCTTGTAATGAGGAAATAAATCTGATTTCTGCTGGGAGAACAGATAGAGGAGTTCATGCAAAACATCAAGTTTCTAATTTTTACACTTCTTCAAGTATAGAAGTTTCTAAATTTAAGTATCTTTTAAATAGGGCTTTACCTAAGGATATTTATATTTTTGATGTAGAAGAAGTCGAAGAAAAGTTTAATGCAAGACATGATGCTAAATTTAGGGAATATGTCTATATAATTTCATCAGAGAGAAATCCTTTTGAAGCAAGATATGTAAAATATTTTCGTGATAAATTAGATGTAGAAAAATTAAAAAAAATTCTTTCCGTTTTTGTTGGAATAAAAGATTTTCATAATTTTAGATTGAAAGATTGTGTAAGTAAAGTGAGTATAAGAGAAATAATGAGCATAGATGTTGAAAATTTCGAAGAAAATAAAATAAAGATAACAATTAGAGGCAGTTCTTTTTTAAAATCTCAAATTAGGATAATGGTAGGTACAGCTTTGGAAGTTTATAAAGGGAAATTACCGGAGAACTATATAGAAATATTATTGAGAGATTTTTCAAAGGAATATAGAAAATTTTTAGTAGAGCCAGAGGGGCTGTATTTAAATAAAATAATTTATTAA
- a CDS encoding GNAT family N-acetyltransferase, which yields MKLVHITEADYRTMQNIIKIEEEAFEGKGNVDLWIIKALIRYGLVFIVKIDDEIISIIEYMQNFNKKSVFLYGISTLKKYRHKGYANFLLVETEKYLKNLGFEEIELTVDPNNEIAIAMYKKHGYIKTKFLKDEYGDNIDRDVMKKIL from the coding sequence ATGAAATTAGTTCATATAACAGAGGCAGATTATAGAACTATGCAAAATATTATAAAAATTGAAGAGGAAGCCTTTGAAGGGAAAGGGAATGTTGATCTTTGGATAATAAAGGCTTTAATAAGATATGGCTTAGTTTTTATAGTGAAAATAGATGATGAAATAATTTCGATAATAGAATACATGCAAAATTTTAATAAAAAATCGGTTTTTTTATATGGAATCTCTACATTAAAAAAATACAGACATAAGGGCTATGCTAATTTTTTATTGGTTGAAACAGAAAAATATTTAAAAAATTTGGGCTTTGAAGAGATAGAATTAACTGTAGATCCAAATAATGAGATAGCAATAGCTATGTATAAAAAGCACGGATATATTAAAACTAAATTTTTAAAAGATGAGTACGGAGATAATATAGACAGAGATGTAATGAAAAAAATATTATAA
- a CDS encoding Fur family transcriptional regulator encodes MHFYTEDISTYLKEHGIKPSYQRLKIFQYMMENNNHPTVDMIYRALCPEIPTLSKTTVYNTLNLFIEKKITNMVVIEENETRYDLVMGTHGHFKCVNCGKLMDIDLDINYAACEEIEGSEITEKHIYLKGVCKDCKAHKN; translated from the coding sequence GTGCATTTTTATACAGAGGATATAAGTACTTATTTAAAGGAACATGGAATAAAGCCATCATATCAAAGATTAAAAATATTTCAGTATATGATGGAAAATAATAATCACCCAACAGTTGATATGATATATAGAGCTCTTTGTCCAGAGATTCCAACTCTTTCTAAGACTACTGTATATAATACACTTAATCTTTTTATAGAAAAAAAGATAACAAATATGGTTGTGATTGAAGAAAATGAAACTAGATATGATTTAGTTATGGGAACGCACGGGCATTTTAAATGTGTCAACTGTGGGAAACTTATGGATATAGATTTGGATATAAACTATGCAGCTTGTGAGGAAATTGAAGGTAGCGAAATAACGGAGAAGCATATATATCTAAAAGGTGTATGCAAGGACTGTAAGGCTCATAAAAATTAG